The Struthio camelus isolate bStrCam1 chromosome 15, bStrCam1.hap1, whole genome shotgun sequence nucleotide sequence AGCCCCGGCATcctgcgggccgcgccgccgccctgccGACACTACGCGGCGCGGCCGCCTGCAGCTCCCGgagggccgcccccgcccgccgagcgcaacccggcccggcccggcccggccctacgCCCCGAAGCCGCGGCGGCCGTCCCGCTCGCCCCTGAGGTGACGgtcgccccgcccccgccgcgggcgaggccgcccaccgcggggcgggcgggcgctcgCGTCACGGGAGCACAACGCCATGACGCAGCGcgcagccccctccctccctgagcCCGGCCGCGCACGCGCCCTGCGCGGCCCCGACGGTTGTCCCGCTCTGCCCCCCCGACGCATGCGCGAAACCTCCCGCTCCACCCCCAGCGGCCGCATGAGCGGGAGGGGGCGCCCGGGCGCATGCGCGGAGCGGCCCCAAACGCGAGGGCCGGCCGAGGGGAGTTCCCGCGCAGGGCCTGGAAGACCTCCTCTCACACACGCGGTACAGCGCCCGTGCGGCCCCAGGGGCCTGCATCGCAGAAGGGGGACGGGTGGCGGGACCTCGGCCCCCGCTCTGGAAACGGAGCGCACCGTCCGCCCGGGGAGGTGAGAGcgacagccgccgccgccgcggccggcagcaGCCACGGGAAGCTAACGTTCATGACTTCTTCCAGACCGAGGAGAAAGGCGCACAGGAATCGAACCCTCACCTCTCAGGGCCCGAACTCCTTCGCTCGAGTCGAGCTGCGCGCGTTGGAGACGGAGCTCTTGCAAAAGACCGGGGGCTGAGGCCCTCCCGTGACAGCGCCCCACATCCCCCTCCGCAGTCCATGTTTCAGGAGAGGGAGCGAGGAAATTAAACAACTGGCCCTTGCTACGACTTTTCATCTGGCCTCAGGCTAACAGAGAACcctaattcagaaataaaaatgccattttcacTGTTTCGTAAAATGTTTATTGAGGATGGTAACACAGGATAAATCATGCAacagctcagttaaaaaaaaaaaaggaatcatttaAATGACAAAGAATGGTAACTGGTGCTGCTGATTTtgaaaagtttataaaaaatattATCCAAAAGTGACATCAAAAACCACTTGAAGCTGAACATGGATGTTGCTTATaaagcattcattaaaaaaaagtgtagacATTATTTAAAATGATCACCTACAGATTACTGTAATCAACAACTTACGAGTCTCCCATTTCTACAGCTGCAGTGATATAGTACGGCTGTACATCCAAGATATTTAACCTTCTTTTCCTGAACGAAGAACACAGTCACAAACATTTGCCACTAAACAGCATAACCATAACTCTTATCCTTCACAACCTGCACTGCCAAGTGCTTTTATTATTGGGATTACCTTCCCAAATATCATGGCAGCACAGGACAGGGCACATCCTTGTGGCCACAAGAGTGATTTCCTTACTGTCCTCTTGCCATCATCCTGTTTTGGGAGGGAAACACCTGACAAAGTGTGACTGTTCCCCTTCTGGCACCGACACACATTTTAAATAAGGAACTCCACGTCAGCAGAGGGCACAAAGACTGAGCACCAGCACGTCACATCAAACATTGGTGGTTTCAGATTTAAGTTGACATATATTcaccttttggaaaaaataaatatagtggAATGAAAATTGAATCAAAAGGGAAAGAATAGATGACTACCATCCATCAAGGATGCACACATttgtgcactgaaaaaaaaaaagtcatttcaaagaaattcttgaaaattaaaaaaaaaagtttgcacttGTTCCTGGTCATTAACAATCTcacaaaaatctcactttttgAACTATTCCAATTGAAACTATACACTGAATTCATTAATACAGTATAAGTTTCTTTATGTAAAAAATCTTTATACATAGTAATAAAAAAGATAAAGGCAAGATGCATCAAACAGAAATCTGCTggttgtttttcctctgttcttacaGAGCCGCTGATGACTACCTGCACTACAAAGAGCTGTGTTTCTGACTTTCTGTCTCAAGCATCTTCACCTTTGCTTGTGATAAGGATTGTTCTGTCCAAGCATCCAAAAGGACAGATGCTGGCGACGTTTTTTTTGGCACTTACGCTGGCAAACTGAGCTTCTTTCCCTTGAGTACTGTGaggaaaagtaggaaagaaaatcATTAGCAACACAGATGCTGTCTAGGAGAAGTATACAAGTGCTGAAAATTCAAAGGATCAAAAACTTATCAAAATGTTGCAACTCAGTTACAAAAGGGATGCACTACAGTCAGTCCTTACAAGCTTGCCTCTATTCAATACAGGCAAATAGAACTATGATGAAATGACAAACTGCTCTAATCCTGCCCTCTTGTGGCACCCTGGAATCCTAACTTTTCAGCCTCACAGGACATACCAGCCCGTGGCTGTGGTTTCTTAGAGTTATGACTAAAATAACACAGCCACGTATCTTTGCATTCCAGCTTCCATCATATAACCACAAAGAAGGGCAGAAATACTAACGGATCCAGCAGAAATGACTGCTTCTCCCCTCAGCGTATACAGAAATGTCCACAATCCTTTGGACTCTTACAAGAGTTAAAGCCCTGCAGGAAAGATTTCAAGTGCTGAATCAGCACAAAACAGAATATTGTCGGGGAAGCAGGAGCAACGTGCTTGTTCAAGAACTGCAATGTGTTTAGCCGTACTTATTTTAACTGTGTCAGTGAAGTTCATcagaatttttaaacatttacaatTCCATCCATACTCAAAACAATCCCCAGAAGGCCCTGAACTAGCAGAAAATACGCTTGATAAATCTGTCAAGGAGATTACAATGATAACTCCCACAGAGAATTAACAACTAGTAATATCTACGTAGCAGATCCATATGAATCTGCTAATGGCTACATTCCACAATCTGAAGCTGCAAGTTATTGCGGTACTTACCTTTTGTAACATACAAATAGAAGAAGTCACAGTAAAGAATGGTCTGGaccacaccagcaacaacagctATGAGGTCGAAAAATCCCTCAAAATAGTAGCGCCAAATCCAATTGACTAAGTACAAGGCACGGTACAGACCCAAGAAGAAAAGATAGTGAGTAGTGATGGTCTCTGCTTCCCCAGTTTTGCTGATCATAAAAAGCTGAGGGAGAATAGCAACTGATTCAAGATAGATGGAGAAGGTCCACAAGATCTGAGGGGgcgggaaaaaaaacaaataaacaaacaaaaaaccacaataaATTGTCTTACTGGTAACAGAAGCAAGGAAGATATTTGACTTAGCTTGACTTTACACTCTCTAACCAGTTTATAAATTTTGATGAACTTTCCTTGGTACAGGGAAATCTAAGCGAAAATCTCATAATCAACCCTGGGATGGCATGGGATAAGAGCTCTTGGCAGACAAGAGACTCGAAATCAGCTGCTTAGCAAGCTTGCGGATGTGGATTTACTGATGAGGAAACTTAGCGCACTTTCCTTAGTTCAGTTCACAATACCACAAAATATAGTTTAGCTATTTGGTGCTGTGAAAAGCTGCATGGAAGATGAAGCTCTTTCTTCCATGTTCTtccaactttttaaaatcaactgGTTTAAAGCATGAGTTAACATAGAACAACATTTAAAGCAATGCTTCAAAGCTTTGCAACTAAAATTCCTGTACTCTTTAATAAAACCTTCCAGCTCCAATGAATAGAAAAATGCCGCTCagtccatttaaaataaatggataAAGTTATCCTCTATTCTGTGGAAAAATGCACCTGTTTGAACTCCCTGTAATtacatttttcatataatttttctGATAGGAAAACACATAGCTGCATTACAAATACAATATAATTCTTTCAAAGACTCTAGTCTACTGTGATACAATGCAAAATGTAAAAAGGATTATaataattctttttgttttcaccAGGTGGCACCAACAACTCAAACTGCCACTGTTCTGATATATTTCTTTATCAAAGGTAAGAAAAGGAAGGATGCTATTGAATTAATATAACAATCAAGGTGTACTGGGAAAAGATGCTCTGCTTGATAAAATAATCAATGTTGACAATAATTGATGTTGAGAATAAGTCTCTTTAGGTGCCTTACATTTTCAGAAATCTACACTGTGAAGATACATTACAGAAATAGGACTAGCCCAAATCTACTTACTACATGTAGGCTTCTTTAGAAACTTTTTTCACTTAGCCTAGAAATATTCATCTTCATGTTCTAAGTATGCTAGACAAAAAAAAGTACaagcccctccagccccctctccctccccaagccCCACTCACCTCCAGAGGAGAGAAGTCATGATTGACAAGAAATGAAAGTCCACCAACAGGGACTACCAGAAACTCCACTCTGAACGTATCGTGGTTTCCATCGTACGTGGCCTTAAATTTCATGTAGATCAGATATACAGTGGCATATGAGCAAGCAATGTAGATAAGCTAAAGAGCAAggagcaaaaaacaaacagaacaccaCAGGGTGCAGGATTAGATCAAATTCACCAAAAGAAGATATTCTTCCCAGGCACTAAGAGGAATCAGCTTTGTCTGTTCTGGTAGTCTGCATTCATTGTTTGCTTACATGCTTTTGCAAGTTCACACTACGTGGTGGGATTTAGCTTTTCTCAGCACAGTAGTAATTCAGAACCAACGACTTGGCTCTActggttttgttgttttaaaataaaacatcaccTTGCCTCTCGTTGAAGGTGACTGTCATAACTTTCTTTAGAGACCCTTTCTTGGATAGGCAGAACTGAGGGACTGACTGGAGAAGGAAGATCACTTCTGCTACCGCAGGGGAAGCATCTGCCCAAAACGTTCAAGTTAAAGAATGTACACTTGCATACAAACGGTAGTAGTAAGGCTCTTCTGCATTAAAAACCAGAGGGGTAGTGTGGCTCATGTGGCAACCAGAAACCTATCcaacaagctccacccagactcAACCATTTAACATATCACAAATTAGTTGATTCGATTTAGATCTTTAGAAGGGTTTAAAATTCTGAAGAACGTTCTGAAGAATGGCCAATGTTCTCCATCCATCAAAAAGCCATAAAAGCTAGTAAGTTAACATATGGCTAGAAGCACTGAACCAGAGTTCAGTTTCAGTTAATGTCTAACCTTACCATTTTTAATTGCTATGGCACAGTAGACTTCATAGCTCTTCCCCTTGGCATAGATAAATAGCgttattttacagaagagaaaaatgaatcagAAAGAATAAAGGACTTTCTAAAGGTGAACCTGCCATCATCAAGACAGAGCTCACATTGTCCTGAAAACACCACAGTACAGAAGATTAGACAAATAACTTGGCTTCTGTCTCAGTTTCATCATAAAGATGAAACATTCCAAATCATTTATTAGATTAAATGAGGGTTCTTCActgttgaaaagaaaggaaaaataataataataataaaaaccccaCACTGTTTGCAGATGCTATTAATCACTAAAAGCATTTGCTCACAGATACAAAGCACTACAGATAATGTATTAGGGAGCTCAGAATCCAAAGACTTCTTACTGCACTAGCATCCAGGCTGGCTGGAGATGAAGGACCACAGGACAAGTTATCAGATTTAGGCAATCCCTACTACAGCTGTAAACTCATGGTAGAGGGTATAGTCATAAAAGACACTAAGGAAACATGAAGGAACCCCCAAATCTTTAATAAAGGTTTTTTTCCACAAGCATTACAGTATGTTTTGGGACACTCAAAAAGGTTTACTTTTAAAGACAGTAAttctaaaacaaaagaataagaGAATAATGACTGTAGAGCGTACTGGCAGAAACGTAGCCTGTACTCAGATGCAGACACAATCAAAAAGCAACTGCAAGATGCAAAATGCTGCAAACAACAAAAGTCCGCCGATCAGCAAGAAAGGCATAATAGTGCCAGTTTGCCTGTATATACTCTTGGAGCACAGAAGCTGCTAGTACTTTCTTCAATATCTGATGATCGCTGCCAGACAGATACAGCTCAAGTTGGCATCTGTAGTTTACTTAACATTTCTCTAAAAATACTGAAGGAAATCCTGACTTCAAAGAAATTAACAACTTTGCTACCACTGATTACAGCATTTGTCTCAGATGAGAAAGTTCTGCTAGTTATGCTCTGGGTAAGCTTATTTGTATTGTAGATTATGTTCTGCACTACATCTGGGCAATATATGCAATCTATCTGCATGTATTTAGGATACAACAAAAACCGCTAAGGGCACTCAGGCAGTTTTGTCTTGGTACTACAATAATGGACAGAAATGTCAAAAATATCTCACACTGTCTCTAAGCAGGAACCTGTCACAGAGGCTtctatttttcatattaatattGGATGCGAACAGAGGACCATTTTCATTACAGGAAAGATTCGGTTCAGTATGAATACGCATATTGCATGTGTGATTTCCCACATTCATTCCTCTTCTGGGTAGGAGGGCAGTTTGCCCTGTGGAACAAACGCACGGTCACGATCTCGAATCATGCAAATAAACCGCAAAGAAATAGCTGCTCCCTTAGCGTACCCAGCACTAGATTTCAATATTTGCAGAAATCCCACAGCAAGAAAGCTCGTGTTTcaataacattttctttaatCCACAGCTTTTCATCTAGACTCACGTTACCATTAAAATATACTCATACACATATTTCACTTGTTAGAAGCAAAAGTCTGAGCGAGTCTAAGAcctaaaaatatatgtgtgtatacacatctctctctctctctctatatatatatataaaaaaatgtttacagtATTATCTCCCTAATTCTTCAATAGTTCTTGAATTATTGACTGGCTAGTTTTTGCTCTGAGCAAAATTGCATTATCCTCTGAACTAAAACTGAAGAACCTCGAGAAAATCCAAAAATAGAGGAACTAGATTCAAGGTGTCTGCTCTGGTAACACAAATACCAAACAAGCTGTGTTCTCCTAGtctgctgctttattttctggcACTCAATGTCAGATATAAGCAGAGATAAATAAAACTAACAAATTTGGCCTCACAGGTAAGCGAGGGAGATATATTCTATGGAAAGCAGGTGTACTCCTGCGAACTTTTCACTAGCTCCGGTTACTCATTTTGAGCACTGGTTTATCTTATAGTGtataaaaagacattttcttaaGTTCCAGTGCCTCAAATCAGAAGCGTTATTTCCTGAAAATGAACCATTGTTCTATAAGCTTTTTAATAACCAGAACAACATTTGTTCCAAGTGTCACAGTCCCCATACAAAcaaccttttaaaaatgcatgtagaGTGCAAAAAGCATAGGGCAGTGATTCCATTTGACATATTCTTTATCTGAAGCCCTCCTAAAACTTCTTCTGCACTAACTACACAGTGGGTCATTTAAAGAAGCTTTGATTAATGAAATTATGAACTCTGCATGCAACATTACTAGCTTTTCTAACTCTTCCGTATACTCTACCTTCATAGATGTGTTATACAATGAAATGAATGAAGTGAAGAGGTCCAGATAACGGGTAGTGAAGACCAGTGCAAACAGAAGCTGGCTTTTCCCAGAAATACCTAAAgcaataaaggaaataattaatcATACAAAAAGCGATGACGTTTTTTAAAACACTTGATGCTGCGAATGAGAGAGGATATACCCCTTATTTCTAACCAGGTTGACCACACAAACAGGACAAGCTTCTAGGCTTCCCAGAATTAAGCTATTCAAATAGCAATGTAAGTTCATACAGTTCAGTACTGTGAATGTAAGTTACCTATACATCATTGAATTGGAAAAGATGCTAGTCCTACACAAGATTTAGAAGTTATTCAGTCACAGCAGATAGCTTGCAGATGATATTTTTGGAGATTGCGCTACCTGTTCTGCATTATCATTGGGCACTATGCAACAGGGCTGTTTAGCTTTCCATTCTGAGAGTGTGGCCACATGCCTCAGTGCAGTCTCTAGAGGATGAACAGCTAGAAAGGCACAAGGGCAATAGACTTGTatagacaaatatatatatatatatatatatataggcaatagacaaatatatacatatagaaaaaTATACATAGGCAATAGACAAATCCCAGTGATAACCAGAAAGTATGCTAGCACCAATAACagagctttttaaaggaattaaatgATTTTAATA carries:
- the KDELR2 gene encoding ER lumen protein-retaining receptor 2; its protein translation is MNIFRLTGDLSHLAAIIILLLKIWKSRSCAGISGKSQLLFALVFTTRYLDLFTSFISLYNTSMKLIYIACSYATVYLIYMKFKATYDGNHDTFRVEFLVVPVGGLSFLVNHDFSPLEILWTFSIYLESVAILPQLFMISKTGEAETITTHYLFFLGLYRALYLVNWIWRYYFEGFFDLIAVVAGVVQTILYCDFFYLYVTKVLKGKKLSLPA